CGCACCCGCCCGGTGGACCTGGCGCGGATGACGGGGGCCGACGGCGGGGACCGGTGGTACGGGGCGGTGCTCGCGGCCGGCTTCGACGCGATCGTCAACGAGCGCGCCAACCGGATGCGCTGGCCGAGCGGTCCGCGCCGCTACGACCTGGCGATCCTGGTGGAACTGGCCCGGCTGCGCCCGCGCCGCTACACGCTGCGCCTCGACGGGGTGGCGCACGAGGTGGACGCCGTGCTGGTGGCGGTGGGCAACTGCGCCAGCTACGGCGGCGGCATGCGGATTTGCCCGGACGCGGACCCGACCGACGGCCTGCTCGACGTGGTGGTGGGCGGCCGGTTCGACCGGCGCACCCTGATGCGGGTCAAGCCGCGCATCTACCGGGGCACCCACGTGACGCATCCGCTGGTACGCAGCTACCGCGCCCGTACCGTCGAGCTGAGCGCCGAGGGCATCACCACGTACGCCGACGGCGAGCGCGCCCTGCCCCTCCCCCTGACGGTCACGGCCACCCCCGCCGCCCTCCACCTCCTCCGCTGACCTTTTCGCCCCCACCCCACCCCGGCGTCGATCATGCAGTCGTGGTGCCCCGCACAAGCCGCGTGAGCGGACGCAACCGGCACCAGAAGTCCATGATCGACCCGCGCGGGGCGGCGCGGGGTGGGTTAGGAGGGGGTGTGGGTGATGCGGTCCAGCCATTCGGCCAGCAGGGCGCGTTCTGCGGGGCTGAGGTCGGTGCTGAGGGTGTCGAGGGCGGCGCGCAGCGCCACCGCGTGCCGGACGGGTCGGTCGGCCCGGGAGGTCGCCCGGGCGGCGGGGGAGTCGGTGACCAGGGCGGCGAGCACCGCCTCGCGGGTGCGGGTCGACAGGGCCGGGTCGCGTTGCGGCGGCGGGGTCCGGATCAGGGTGAGGGTGACCCCGCAGGAGCTGGCGTGCAGCATCTCGGTCGCCTGGTCGACGCCCGTGCGCAGCCGGCCCGCCTCGGCCACCCGGTGCACGAGTTGGCGCAGGATGTCGGCCGCGACCCGGGTCGCCGTCGGGGTCACGCCGGGGCGCGGGTCGCCGTACATGAGGGCGTGGAACGCCGGATTGGCCACGCCGAAGCCGACGTGCAGGTCCCAGCCCCGGCGCAGGTCGTCGACCGGGTCGTCGACGAGGTCGCGGGCCGCCTGGGCGTGCAGGTACGCGGCGAACCCGTAGCTGGCCGCCGCGTCCAGCAGGCCGCGCATGTCGCCGAACTGACGGTAGATCGTGGGCGCCTGCACCCCCGCCGCCCGGCTGACCGCGCGGGTGGAGACGGCCTCCCGGCCACCCTCGGCGAGCAGCGCGGCGGCGGCCCGGACGATTCGGTCCCGGGGCGACGTCTCGGTGATCATGGCAGCGACGATAACGCCTTCGCGTTAGCGCCGCGTGTTAACGGCGCTGTCGGCGTGCCGTTAACTCTGCTTCTCGATGCCGGCCAGGTCCAGCACGGCACCCAGTCCGTTGGCCCGACCCGCCTCGGCGGCCGGCAGCACCAGCACCGCGCACCCGGCCGCGACGGCCCCCGCGTCGGCCGGGGTGTCGCCCACCATCAGCGTCCGCTCCGGGTCGACGCCGAGCATCCCGCAGGCGCGCAGGAAGATCCCCGGGTCCGGCTTGCAGCGCCCCACCTCGTACGAGAGCACGAACGCGTCGACCAGCCCGGCCAGCCCCCAGGCCTCGAAGTGCGGCCGGATGTCGAAGCCGATGTTGCTGACGACGCCCACCCGGACGCCCCCGGCCCGCAGCGCGGCCAGGGTCGGGGCGGTGTCCGGGTAGGGCACCCAGCCCTCGGGCACCAGCACCCGCTCGTAGAGCGCCTCCGCGAAGCCCTCGATGCCCGCGTCCACGGTCTCGGCGAGCCCGGTGTAGGCACCCCGGTGGGCGTGCGGGTAGAGGTCCCGGTCGGCCCAGAGCTCGGTCAGCCGGGGCGGCACCCGGGTCGGCAGCGGCCCGCCCGCCCGGCCGGCGGTCAGCAGCCGGTCGGCCAGCGCGGTGGCCCGCATCCGCTCCAGGGTCACCCCGCAGGCGGCCGCGGCCGCGAGCACCCAGTCCCGGGGCTCCTCCACCTGGGCCAGGGTGCCGTGGAAGTCGAGCAGGACCGCCTCCACCGGCCGGCGGGACGGACCCGGGCGGACGGCGTCGTCGGCGCCGCGCGAGGCGTGGGGCGGTTCGGCATGATCCGGCACGTCGTGCACCCTACCGACCGCCCCCGACCCCGCTGCCGGTCGGCCTTGTCCGGTGGCTGTCGGCGGTACGCATTAATCTTGGAGGTATGTCGAGCCCCGCCGAGCGGTACGCCGCGGCGCGCCGCCGGGCCGCGCAGGCCTCACAGTTCCCGGCACTGGACGAGTTCGCCCTCGATCTGGGGTTCGATCTCGACGACTTCCAGCGGGAGGCGTGCCAGGCTCTGGAACGGGGCAGCGGCGTCCTGGTCTGCGCTCCGACCGGCGCCGGCAAGACCGTGGTCGGCGAGTTCGCCGTGCACCTGGCACTGCGCGGCACGCCGGCCGGCGACGCGACGGCGCCCGCGGCCGGCGACGGGGGCGCCCCGCCCCGCCGGCGCAAGTGCTTCTACACCACTCCGATCAAGGCCCTGTCGAACCAGAAGTACCACGACCTGGTCGACCGCTACGGCGCCGAGCAGGTCGGGCTGCTCACCGGCGACAACGCCATCAACGGCGACGCCCCGGTGGTGGTGATGACCACCGAGGTGCTGCGCAACATGCTCTACGCCGGCTCGGCCACCCTCGACGGCCTGGCCTACGTGGTGATGGACGAGGTGCACTACCTCGCCGACCGGTTCCGCGGCGGCGTGTGGGAAGAGGTGATCATCCATCTGCCCGCCTCGGTCACCCTGGTCTCCCTGTCGGCCACCGTGTCCAACGCCGAGGAGTTCGCCGACTGGCTGGTCACCGTGCGCGGCGAGACGGCCGTGGTGGTCAGCGAGCACCGCCCGGTGCCGCTGTGGCAGCACATGCTGGTCGGCAAGCGGATGTTCGACCTGTTCCACGACGCCGATGCCGCCCGCAAGCACGACGTGCACCCCGAGCTGCTGCGCTACACCCGCGACACCATGCGCCGGCTGGAACTCGGCGAGGGGCGCAGCGCCGGCCCCGGCGGCGGCCGGCGCGGGCCCCGCTGGCGCGGCCCGATGCGCCCCGACATCGTCGACCGGCTCGACCGGGAGGGGCTGCTGCCGGCGATCCTGTTCATCTTCAGCCGCGCCGGCTGCGCCGCGGCCGTGCAGCAGTGCCTCGCCGCGGGCCTGCGGCTCACCTCCCCCGACGAGCGGGCCGAGATCCGTCGCGTCGTCGAGTCGCGGGTCACCGCCATCCCCGGCGAGGACCTGACCGTCCTCGGCTACTGGGAGTGGCTCGACGGCCTCGAACGCGGGCTGGCCGCCCACCACGCCGGCATGCTGCCGGTGTTCAAGGAGGTCGTCGAGGAGCTCTTCGTCCGGGGCCTGGTCAAGGCGGTCTTCGCTACCGAGACGCTCGCCCTGGGCATCAACATGCCGGCGCGCTGCGTCGTGCTGGAGCGGCTGGTCAAGTACAACGGCGAGGCGCACGTCGACCTGACGCCGGGGGAGTACACCCAGCTCACGGGCCGCGCCGGCCGGCGGGGCATCGACGTCGAGGGGCACGCCGTCGTCGTCTGGTCCCCGGAGACCGACCCCCGGCACGTGGCCGGTCTCGCCTCCACCCGCACCTACCCGCTGCGGTCCAGCTTCCGGCCGTCGTACAACATGGCGGTCAACCTGGTCGGCACGGTCGGCGCCGAGCCGGCCCGCGCGCTGCTGGAGTCCTCGTTCGCCCAGTTCCAGGCGGACCGCTCGGTGGTCGGCCTGGCCCGCCAGGTGCAGCGCAACACCGAGACCATCGAGGCGTACGGCGTGGAGGCGGCCTGCCACCACGGCGACTTCGACGAGTACTTCGCGCTGCGGGTGGCGATCGGCGAGCGGGAGCGGGCCATCGCCCGGCAGGGGCAGAGCCAGCGCAAGGCCGCCGCGGTGGCCTCACTGGAGCGGCTACGGGTCGGCGACGTGATCCGGGTGCCGTCGGGCCGGCGGGCCGGCCTGGCCGTCGTGCTCGACCCGGCCACCGGCGGCTTCGGCGAGCCCCGGCCGCTGGTGCTCACCCAGGACCGCTGGGCGGGCCGGGTCAGCCCCGGGGACTTCACCGCCCCGGCCGAGGTGCTGGCGCGCATCCGGGTGCCGAAGCACTTCAACCACCGGTCCCCGGCGGCCCGGCGTGACCTGGCCGCCGAGGTCAGCGGCACCGGGCTGGACCGGCACGGCGGCCGCCGGGGCGGCCGGTCCCGGCAGGCCGTCGGCGAGGACCACCGGCTCAGCCAGCTCCGCACCGAGCTGCGCCGGCATCCCTGCCACGCCTGCCCCGACCGCGAGGAGCACGCCCGCTGGGCGGAGCGGCGCCGCCGCCTGGAGAACGACACCGAGGAGCTGCGGCAGCGGGTGGCCGGCCGGACCGGGTCGCTGGCCCGCACGTTCGACCGGATCGTGGCGCTGCTCACCGCCCGGGGCTACCTGACGCCCGACGGCGCGGTGACCGACGCCGGCCGGATGCTCGGCCGGATCTGGACCGAGGCGGACCTGCTGGTCGCCGAGTGCCTGCGGCGCGGGGTGTGGGACGGGCTCTCCCCGGCGGAGCTGGCGGCGGCGGTCTCCGTGGTGGTCTTCGAGGCCCGCCGCGACGTCGACGAGCGGGCGTCGCTGCCGCGCGGCCCCGTGGCCGAGGCGGTCGACGAGACGCTCAAGCTGTGGAGCGAGATCGAGGCCGACGAGGCGGCCCGCGGCCTCACCGTCACCCGCGAGCCCGACCTCGGCTTCGCCTGGCCGGTCTACCGGTGGGCGCGGGGCGAGGCGCTGGCGAAGGTCCTCGGCAGCGGCCACGAGATCGACGGCGAGATGCCGGCCGGCGACTTCGTCCGCTGGGCGCGGCAGGTGGTCGACCTGCTCGGCCAGCTCGCCGACTCCGGCGGCGCCTCGGCGGAGCTCAGGTCGACCGCCCGGCAGGCGATCGGCGCCGTGAACCGGGGCGTGCTGGCCTACCACACCCCGGCCTGACCGTCACCCTCCGTCACCGGACATCGAAATCGACGCATCGCAAAGTCATCGCGACGGCACCCCCCGAATTCTCCGGGGGGTGCCGTCGTGCCTGGTGGCGGCATCCCTGATCATTGCTCCGGCGCGAGATCGCGCGTCGGTGGATCGATCTGGGAGAAGGCCGCCGTGGCGGAGATCAATCACTTTGAGTACGGGTGGATCACCCCCGCGCTCAGCTACGCGCTGTCGGTGCTGGGTTCGGCCCTGGGCCTGATCTGCGCGATCCGCATCCGCACCGCGGGCAGCGCGGGCCAGCGCGCCTGGTGGGGAACCCTGGCGGCCTGGGCCATCGGCGGCACCGCCATCTGGACCATGCACTTCATGGCGATGCTCGGCTTCGCCGTCCAGGGCACCCGGATCCGGTACGACGTGCCGATCACCGTGGCCAGCGCGATGATCGCGGTGATCGCGGTCGGCATCGGCCTGGCCATCGTCGGCACCGGGCGGTTCTCCGCCGTGCGGCTGCTCGCCGGGGGCCTGTTCACGGGCGCGGGGGTCGCCGCGATGCACTACACCGGCATGGCGGCCATGCGGCTCAACGGCCGGATCGACTACGACACCACCCGGGTCGTGCTCTCGGTCGTGATCGCGGTGGTCGCGGCCACGGTGGCGCTCTGGCTGGCGATGACCGTCCGCCGGGGGCTGGCGATCGTCGGCTCGGCGCTGCTGATGGGCGTCGCCGTCAACGGCATGCACTTCACCGGGATGAGCGCCATGTCGGTGCATCCGCACACCGGGCAGGGCGAGGTGTCCGGCGCCGGCGTCAGCACCCTGCTCGTGCCGATCATCCTCGCGGTGGTGTTCGGCGTGGTCGGGCTGGTCTACGCGCTGCTGGCCGCCCCCACCGCCGAGGACCGGGTCGCCGCCGCGTACTTCGACAACCTGCGGGGCCACGAACCGGCCGAGCCGGCGCCCGCGGCGCCGGACCCGGTGGGGCTGCGGGCCCGGTCCACCCTCGGCCAGCCGGGCACCCCCTTCCCGTCCCGCCGGGGCGACCCGCCGCGCTGACCCGTCCAGCGGGTCGCCGCCGCCCGCCGGGTGCCGGCCCGGTGGGCGGTGTCAGGACCGCTGGGCGAGGGCGTCGACGAGCCGGCGTGCCGAGCCCGCCAGGTTCCACTCGCCGGCCAGCTCCAGCAGCCGGTCGGGATCGGCCGGTGCGGTCGGCAGCTCGGTGGCCAGCTCGGGCAGCGGCACGTCGAGGGCGACCCGGACCACCTGCGGCGCGACGGCCAGGTAGTCGCGCGCGGCGGCGAGCTTGGTGCGCAGCCCGGGGGCGAAGCCGGAGCCCGGCTCGTCCAGGGCGGCCAGGATGCCCGCGATGTCGCCGTACCGCTCGACGAGCCGGGCGGCCGTCTTCTCGCCCACGCCCGCCACGCCGGGCAGTCCGTCGCTGGGATCGCCCCGCAGGGCGGCGAAGTCGGCGTAGCGGTCCGCCGGAACCCCGTAGCGGGCGCGCACCGCGGCGTCGTCGCAGTCGTCCAGCTTGGCCACGCCCCGCCCCACGTAGAGCAGGCGCACGGGGCGTGCGTCGTCGACGAGCTGGAACAGGTCCCGGTCGCCGGAGACCACCTCCACCGGCGCCGGCTGGGTCACCGAGAGGGTGCCGAGCACGTCGTCGGCCTCGTAGCCGGCCGCGCCGACGTGGGCGATCCCGACGGCGTCGAGCACCTCCAGGATCAGCGGGACCTGCGGGCTGAGGGTGTCGGGCACCACCTCGCCGCCCTCGGGGGCCACCCGGTGCGCCTTGTAGGACGGCAGCAGCGCCACCCGCCAGTCGGGCCGCCAGTCGTGGTCCATCGCGCAGACCATCCGGTCGGGCCGGCGGGTGCGGATCAGGCTCGCCAGCATGTCGAGGAAGCCGCGCACCGCGTTGACGGGGCTGCCGTCGGCGGCCCGGGCCGCCGACTCGGGTATGCCGAAGTAGGCCCGGAAGTAGAGACTGGGCGCGTCGATGAGCAGGATGGGGGGTCGCTGTGCCACGCCCGACAGCCTGGCACATGCCACCGACGATCAGGGGGCACGGCGCGGCCGGTCAGGGGCGCTCGTGGTCGCGGTGGAGCGTCTCGCGGCGGACCACGTACTGCAGGCCGTAGCTGATGAGCAGCAGCACGATCGCGACCGTCACCTCGATCCACGCCGCCGTGCCGTCGGCGACGGTCAGGCCGACGGCCAGCAGCACCAGGCCCGCCACGGCGAGGATGCCCGCCCAGAGCAGCCGGCGGCGTCGGGTCGCGGCGCGCTCCCGGTCCGTCGCTGCCACGGCGGTCGGTCCTCTCCGTCGGCGACCCGGACGAGCCGAGCCTATCGGCGCGTACGGCCGCTGGCGGCGGAACCGGGCTGCGGGCCCGCCGCTGCGCGGCGCAGACTTACCGGTGTGACGTTCGTTGCGGGCCTGACGCTCGGCCGCCGGTTCCACGACGAGGTGCTCGCCCCGATCCTGCGTCGCCGCCTTCCCGGTCTGAGCTACGCGGCCGGCCTGCTCGACGGCGGCTCGGAGCTGCTCGGGCTGGACACCACGCGCTCCACCGACCACGACTGGGGGCCGCGTGGGCAGCTCTTCGTCGCCGCGTCCGACGCGGCCCGGATCCCGCACCTGCGCGCGGCGCTGGACGTCGACCTGCCGGCGGAGTTCCTAGGCTGGCCCACCCGCTTCAGCGGGCAGGGCCGGCTGGGGGCCGCCGACCCGGCGGGCAGCCGTCACGGCGTCACGATCGACGAGCTGGGCGGCTGGTGGCGCGATCGGCTGGGCTTCGACCCGGCCGCCGGCGTCAGCACGGCCGACTGGTTGGCCACGCCGACGCAACGGCTGGCCGAGGTGACCGGCGGCGGGGTCTTCCACGACGGCCTCGACGGCGCGCTGACCGGTGCCCGGGCGGCGCTGGCGTGGTACCCGGACGACGTGTGGCGGCACGTGCTCGCCGCCGCGTGGACCCGCGTCGCCCAGGCCGAGCACCTGCCCGGCCGCTGCGCCGAGACCGGCGACGACCTGGGCAGCCGGGTGGTCACCGCCGGGCTGGCCCGCGACCTGATGCGGCTCGGCCTGCTGCTGCACCGCCGCTGGCCCCCGTACGACAAGTGGCTGGGCACGCTGTTCGCCCGGCTGCCCGACGCGGCGCCCCTGGTCGCGGCCCTGGCCGACGCGCTCGGCCCGGGCGACTGGCGCCGGCGGGAGGACGGGCTGGTCCGGGCGCTGGAGGCCCTCGCCGCCCGCA
The nucleotide sequence above comes from Micromonospora sp. M71_S20. Encoded proteins:
- a CDS encoding diacylglycerol kinase, with amino-acid sequence MLAVTADDHPSVAGVGPVAVLANPTAGRGRHRGLLPQVLHRLAAAGRPVRPLHARTADEAEAACRAAVRDGASALVAVGGDGTVHRAVQAIAGTGVPFGPVPAGTGNDFAADTGFPADPLAAVDVIAAALRDNRTRPVDLARMTGADGGDRWYGAVLAAGFDAIVNERANRMRWPSGPRRYDLAILVELARLRPRRYTLRLDGVAHEVDAVLVAVGNCASYGGGMRICPDADPTDGLLDVVVGGRFDRRTLMRVKPRIYRGTHVTHPLVRSYRARTVELSAEGITTYADGERALPLPLTVTATPAALHLLR
- a CDS encoding TetR/AcrR family transcriptional regulator, yielding MITETSPRDRIVRAAAALLAEGGREAVSTRAVSRAAGVQAPTIYRQFGDMRGLLDAAASYGFAAYLHAQAARDLVDDPVDDLRRGWDLHVGFGVANPAFHALMYGDPRPGVTPTATRVAADILRQLVHRVAEAGRLRTGVDQATEMLHASSCGVTLTLIRTPPPQRDPALSTRTREAVLAALVTDSPAARATSRADRPVRHAVALRAALDTLSTDLSPAERALLAEWLDRITHTPS
- a CDS encoding HAD family hydrolase yields the protein MPDHAEPPHASRGADDAVRPGPSRRPVEAVLLDFHGTLAQVEEPRDWVLAAAAACGVTLERMRATALADRLLTAGRAGGPLPTRVPPRLTELWADRDLYPHAHRGAYTGLAETVDAGIEGFAEALYERVLVPEGWVPYPDTAPTLAALRAGGVRVGVVSNIGFDIRPHFEAWGLAGLVDAFVLSYEVGRCKPDPGIFLRACGMLGVDPERTLMVGDTPADAGAVAAGCAVLVLPAAEAGRANGLGAVLDLAGIEKQS
- a CDS encoding RNA helicase, producing MSSPAERYAAARRRAAQASQFPALDEFALDLGFDLDDFQREACQALERGSGVLVCAPTGAGKTVVGEFAVHLALRGTPAGDATAPAAGDGGAPPRRRKCFYTTPIKALSNQKYHDLVDRYGAEQVGLLTGDNAINGDAPVVVMTTEVLRNMLYAGSATLDGLAYVVMDEVHYLADRFRGGVWEEVIIHLPASVTLVSLSATVSNAEEFADWLVTVRGETAVVVSEHRPVPLWQHMLVGKRMFDLFHDADAARKHDVHPELLRYTRDTMRRLELGEGRSAGPGGGRRGPRWRGPMRPDIVDRLDREGLLPAILFIFSRAGCAAAVQQCLAAGLRLTSPDERAEIRRVVESRVTAIPGEDLTVLGYWEWLDGLERGLAAHHAGMLPVFKEVVEELFVRGLVKAVFATETLALGINMPARCVVLERLVKYNGEAHVDLTPGEYTQLTGRAGRRGIDVEGHAVVVWSPETDPRHVAGLASTRTYPLRSSFRPSYNMAVNLVGTVGAEPARALLESSFAQFQADRSVVGLARQVQRNTETIEAYGVEAACHHGDFDEYFALRVAIGERERAIARQGQSQRKAAAVASLERLRVGDVIRVPSGRRAGLAVVLDPATGGFGEPRPLVLTQDRWAGRVSPGDFTAPAEVLARIRVPKHFNHRSPAARRDLAAEVSGTGLDRHGGRRGGRSRQAVGEDHRLSQLRTELRRHPCHACPDREEHARWAERRRRLENDTEELRQRVAGRTGSLARTFDRIVALLTARGYLTPDGAVTDAGRMLGRIWTEADLLVAECLRRGVWDGLSPAELAAAVSVVVFEARRDVDERASLPRGPVAEAVDETLKLWSEIEADEAARGLTVTREPDLGFAWPVYRWARGEALAKVLGSGHEIDGEMPAGDFVRWARQVVDLLGQLADSGGASAELRSTARQAIGAVNRGVLAYHTPA
- a CDS encoding MHYT domain-containing protein produces the protein MAEINHFEYGWITPALSYALSVLGSALGLICAIRIRTAGSAGQRAWWGTLAAWAIGGTAIWTMHFMAMLGFAVQGTRIRYDVPITVASAMIAVIAVGIGLAIVGTGRFSAVRLLAGGLFTGAGVAAMHYTGMAAMRLNGRIDYDTTRVVLSVVIAVVAATVALWLAMTVRRGLAIVGSALLMGVAVNGMHFTGMSAMSVHPHTGQGEVSGAGVSTLLVPIILAVVFGVVGLVYALLAAPTAEDRVAAAYFDNLRGHEPAEPAPAAPDPVGLRARSTLGQPGTPFPSRRGDPPR
- a CDS encoding 5'-3' exonuclease translates to MAQRPPILLIDAPSLYFRAYFGIPESAARAADGSPVNAVRGFLDMLASLIRTRRPDRMVCAMDHDWRPDWRVALLPSYKAHRVAPEGGEVVPDTLSPQVPLILEVLDAVGIAHVGAAGYEADDVLGTLSVTQPAPVEVVSGDRDLFQLVDDARPVRLLYVGRGVAKLDDCDDAAVRARYGVPADRYADFAALRGDPSDGLPGVAGVGEKTAARLVERYGDIAGILAALDEPGSGFAPGLRTKLAAARDYLAVAPQVVRVALDVPLPELATELPTAPADPDRLLELAGEWNLAGSARRLVDALAQRS
- a CDS encoding DUF4037 domain-containing protein codes for the protein MTFVAGLTLGRRFHDEVLAPILRRRLPGLSYAAGLLDGGSELLGLDTTRSTDHDWGPRGQLFVAASDAARIPHLRAALDVDLPAEFLGWPTRFSGQGRLGAADPAGSRHGVTIDELGGWWRDRLGFDPAAGVSTADWLATPTQRLAEVTGGGVFHDGLDGALTGARAALAWYPDDVWRHVLAAAWTRVAQAEHLPGRCAETGDDLGSRVVTAGLARDLMRLGLLLHRRWPPYDKWLGTLFARLPDAAPLVAALADALGPGDWRRREDGLVRALEALAARTDDTGLAAPVRARPRPFHGRPFLVLDAGRVAAALRAAITDPALRARAPLGAVDQYVDSVDVLTHAHRARRLAAALPVAAHGAG